One window of Elaeis guineensis isolate ETL-2024a chromosome 11, EG11, whole genome shotgun sequence genomic DNA carries:
- the LOC105035080 gene encoding NAC domain-containing protein 54 isoform X1 — protein sequence MAPVTLPPGFRFHPTDEELVAYYLKRKINGRKIELEIIPEVDLYKCEPWDLPEKSFLPSKDLEWYFFSPRDRKYPNGSRTNRATQAGYWKATGKDRKVSSQRRAVGTKKTLVYYRGRAPHGSRTDWVMHEYRLDEKECETASGLQDAYALCRIFKKSAPGPKIIEHYGAPYEEHSEWMSNDRSPTVDLSSDGRGEDLDSCAYPFPRGTCSSEMIHGASFNASASIDSKWMQFLNEETFASSSSFYHLPSFSYVPSKVDVASDCARLQHTLSLPPLETEDFPQLDLADSKILHSGRLQGNINEVDILQEILSVASASQQLINNSGYPDIWAGSNYHLDEFSCLLDFEVDRKTEGMHFSPMDGMGSSRSMTKSCEAEEPTKLIEICDLEEEFKNEKGAENLKGVKILNNELIEITMEGQRSTPVDSTPGHQVGETADAEGEANPSTSSPDLRNIDNKPILSPSQPDDFALDFMDIQPLGLYQDDHDNSARASTPTFEVYEKVEVKHGLFISSSGVAETFFHHVEPSKKISFHLNPMVMQDVVERFEFPTKDRGRFSFFSRFKAFIQEKLLGKISMKAWGRSFIGDESVNGMLQIAAVLLTSCMYFGEVSQQANRRKHYFSKGQMMNAKREGGYLDGLKKVKKVDEKNIWFPTVRGRRIGSMILNAKWSFLTAAFAFYASKLTH from the exons ATGGCACCGGTTACTCTGCCTCCTGGATTCAGGTTTCATCCAACAGATGAAGAGCTCGTTGCATACTATCTCAAAAGGAAGATTAACGGGCGTAAGATTGAGCTGGAAATCATCCCCGAGGTTGATCTGTACAAATGCGAGCCATGGGATTTACCAG AGAAATCCTTTTTACCAAGCAAAGACCTTGAGTGGTACTTCTTCAGTCCCCGAGATCGCAAGTACCCGAATGGTTCAAGGACAAACCGTGCAACTCAAGCTGGTTACTGGAAGGCAACAGGAAAGGACCGAAAGGTGAGCTCTCAGAGGCGCGCGGTGGGCACGAAGAAGACTCTTGTTTACTACCGAGGCCGAGCGCCTCATGGCTCCCGAACTGATTGGGTCATGCATGAATACCGCCTAGATGAAAAGGAATGTGAAACTGCCTCTGGTTTACAG GACGCCTATGCGCTTTGTCGCATCTTTAAGAAGAGCGCCCCGGGTCCGAAGATAATAGAGCATTACGGAGCTCCTTATGAAGAGCATTCTGAATGGATGTCAAATGATCGTTCTCCAACTGTTGATCTCTCTTCTGATGGAAGAGGTGAGGACTTGGACAGCTGTGCCTACCCTTTTCCTCGGGGGACATGCTCATCGGAGATGATTCATGGAGCATCGTTTAATGCAAGTGCTTCCATCGATAGCAAGTGGATGCAGTTCCTCAATGAAGAGACGTTTGCCTCCTCATCTTCATTTTACCACCTTCCAAGCTTTTCATATGTGCCATCCAAG GTGGATGTAGCATCGGATTGTGCAAGGCTACAACACACGCTATCCTTGCCCCCTTTAGAGACGGAGGACTTCCCACAACTTGATCTTGCTGACTCTAAGATCCTGCATTCAGGGAGATTACAAGGAAATATTAATGAGGTGGACATTTTGCAAGAGATCCTATCAGTTGCTTCAGCCTCTCAGCAACTTATCAACAATTCTGGCTACCCTGACATATGGGCTGGAAGTAATTATCACTTGGACGAGTTTTCCTGCCTACTGGATTTTGAAGTTGATAGGAAAACTGAAGGCATGCACTTCTCTCCAATGGATGGGATGGGCTCTTCAAGATCCATGACCAAGTCATGTGAAGCAGAAGAGCCAACGAAGTTGATAGAGATTTGTGATTTGGAAGAGGAATTTAAAAATGAGAAGGGAGCTGAGAACCTAAAGGGGGTCAAAATATTGAACAATGAATTGATAGAG ATAACTATGGAGGGGCAACGAAGCACACCAGTGGATAGCACTCCAGGTCATCAAGTAGGAGAGACTGCAGACGCTGAAG GAGAAGCCAATCCATCCACCAGTTCTCCAGATTTAAGAAACATTGACAACAAGCCCATCCTCTCACCATCTCAACCCGACGATTTTGCTCTTGATTTCATGGACATTCAACCACTTGGGCTCTACCAAGATGACCACGACAACAGTGCCCGTGCCAGCACGCCAACATTTGAAGTTTATGAGAAAGTTGAAGTCAAGCATGGATTGTTCATCTCAAGCAGTGGTGTGGCTGAAACATTCTTTCATCATGTTGAGCCTTCGAAGAAAATTAGCTTCCATCTGAACCCAATGGTGATGCAAGACGTGGTTGAGAGGTTTGAATTTCCAACAAAAGATAGAggtaggttttctttctttagcAGGTTCAAAGCATTTATTCAAGAAAAGTTGTTAGGGAAGATCTCTATGAAGGCATGGGGAAGGTCCTTCATAGGTGATGAATCCGTGAATGGAATGCTACAAATTGCAGCAGTTCTGTTGacatcatgcatgtatttcgGGGAGGTGTCACAGCAAGCAAATCGGAGGAAGCATTATTTTTCAAAGGGACAAATGATGAATGCAAAAAGAGAGGGTGGATATCTTGATGGActaaagaaggtgaagaaggttgaTGAGAAGAATATTTGGTTTCCCACTGTCAGAGGGAGAAGAATCGGTAGCATGATTTTAAATGCGAAATGGTCTTTCCTCACTGCAGCTTTTGCTTTCTATGCTTCGAAGCTCACCCACTGA
- the LOC105035080 gene encoding NAC domain-containing protein 54 isoform X2 → MAPVTLPPGFRFHPTDEELVAYYLKRKINGRKIELEIIPEVDLYKCEPWDLPEKSFLPSKDLEWYFFSPRDRKYPNGSRTNRATQAGYWKATGKDRKVSSQRRAVGTKKTLVYYRGRAPHGSRTDWVMHEYRLDEKECETASGLQDAYALCRIFKKSAPGPKIIEHYGAPYEEHSEWMSNDRSPTVDLSSDGRGEDLDSCAYPFPRGTCSSEMIHGASFNASASIDSKWMQFLNEETFASSSSFYHLPSFSYVPSKVDVASDCARLQHTLSLPPLETEDFPQLDLADSKILHSGRLQGNINEVDILQEILSVASASQQLINNSGYPDIWAGSNYHLDEFSCLLDFEVDRKTEGMHFSPMDGMGSSRSMTKSCEAEEPTKLIEICDLEEEFKNEKGAENLKGVKILNNELIEITMEGQRSTPVDSTPGHQVGETADAEDCRRSQSIHQFSRFKKH, encoded by the exons ATGGCACCGGTTACTCTGCCTCCTGGATTCAGGTTTCATCCAACAGATGAAGAGCTCGTTGCATACTATCTCAAAAGGAAGATTAACGGGCGTAAGATTGAGCTGGAAATCATCCCCGAGGTTGATCTGTACAAATGCGAGCCATGGGATTTACCAG AGAAATCCTTTTTACCAAGCAAAGACCTTGAGTGGTACTTCTTCAGTCCCCGAGATCGCAAGTACCCGAATGGTTCAAGGACAAACCGTGCAACTCAAGCTGGTTACTGGAAGGCAACAGGAAAGGACCGAAAGGTGAGCTCTCAGAGGCGCGCGGTGGGCACGAAGAAGACTCTTGTTTACTACCGAGGCCGAGCGCCTCATGGCTCCCGAACTGATTGGGTCATGCATGAATACCGCCTAGATGAAAAGGAATGTGAAACTGCCTCTGGTTTACAG GACGCCTATGCGCTTTGTCGCATCTTTAAGAAGAGCGCCCCGGGTCCGAAGATAATAGAGCATTACGGAGCTCCTTATGAAGAGCATTCTGAATGGATGTCAAATGATCGTTCTCCAACTGTTGATCTCTCTTCTGATGGAAGAGGTGAGGACTTGGACAGCTGTGCCTACCCTTTTCCTCGGGGGACATGCTCATCGGAGATGATTCATGGAGCATCGTTTAATGCAAGTGCTTCCATCGATAGCAAGTGGATGCAGTTCCTCAATGAAGAGACGTTTGCCTCCTCATCTTCATTTTACCACCTTCCAAGCTTTTCATATGTGCCATCCAAG GTGGATGTAGCATCGGATTGTGCAAGGCTACAACACACGCTATCCTTGCCCCCTTTAGAGACGGAGGACTTCCCACAACTTGATCTTGCTGACTCTAAGATCCTGCATTCAGGGAGATTACAAGGAAATATTAATGAGGTGGACATTTTGCAAGAGATCCTATCAGTTGCTTCAGCCTCTCAGCAACTTATCAACAATTCTGGCTACCCTGACATATGGGCTGGAAGTAATTATCACTTGGACGAGTTTTCCTGCCTACTGGATTTTGAAGTTGATAGGAAAACTGAAGGCATGCACTTCTCTCCAATGGATGGGATGGGCTCTTCAAGATCCATGACCAAGTCATGTGAAGCAGAAGAGCCAACGAAGTTGATAGAGATTTGTGATTTGGAAGAGGAATTTAAAAATGAGAAGGGAGCTGAGAACCTAAAGGGGGTCAAAATATTGAACAATGAATTGATAGAG ATAACTATGGAGGGGCAACGAAGCACACCAGTGGATAGCACTCCAGGTCATCAAGTAGGAGAGACTGCAGACGCTGAAG ATTGCAGGAGAAGCCAATCCATCCACCAGTTCTCCAGATTTAAGAAACATTGA